Sequence from the Natronomonas marina genome:
CGCACTACCAGCTTGTCCTCTTCGGCGTCGCGGCCGCGCTCTGGATCGTCGACGGACGGCCGGGCCTGCTTGCGACCCGTACTTGGCTCCGCGAGCGGTATCGAACGGCCGTCTCGAACCCGGACCGGTGACCGTTTCCGACGGGCCATCCGCCACCTCGAGTACGACTTTCCGTCCGGCGGCTACCCGCTTTCCGCTGTGTCGGTAGTCCCGGCCGTGAAGCGACGGACCAGATAGACCACCATCACGACCCACAGCGTGGCCGCGTAGCCGTACACGGCGTCCCCGGAGGGGTTCCCGGAGCCGTAATAAAAGGTGGCTGCCAGGTACGTCACGGCGCCGCCGGCCACCGCGACGCCGACGTACGCGAGCCAGGTGGGGTTCCACGCCGTATCCGCGCCTCTCACGTCCATCACGTCCCTGTAGGCGGCGAGGGGCGCGAACAGCGCCACGACGAGTACGAACGCGACGACGACGAAGAATGCCCCTTCGGGGAAGATTGCCTCGACGTCGCGGCCGAGTACGGACCACAGGAGGCCGCCGAACAGGACCGGCGCGGTCACGACGTACACCGCGAGGGGCGTCCACCAGGCGAGACCGACGCCGAACTGGACGCCGTCGCCGTCAAGCACGTCCGGCGCAAGCGGGTACTCCCAGGCGCTTCCGAACACGGCCTTGCCGGTGGCGACGAGCGAGAAGGCGAACGTGCAAAACGCGACGAACACGGTCGCGGACGCCGCGACGAACAGCAGTCCGGCAACCGGGAGCAAGACCAGATCAGGGAGAACGGCCCCGCCGGCGATGAAGAGGCCGGCGAGCAGGAACACACCGGCCAGTGCTGCCGCGTACAGCACCTGCCAGTTGAGCGCGTTCCGGGCGTTCGACCGGGTAAACTCGTGGTCGGCGGCCGCGTAGACGACGAGCGGCCCGACGAACGACGTAAACAGGCCGAGCAGGTGGACGAAGATGCCGGCTAGCGTTCGCTCCGCCAGGACGTCCGGTCCCGGCTGGGAGGGCTGTTCCGCTCGGGTCGTGGTGTCGTGTTCGTTGGACATGGCTTTCGTGTCGGTGTGGGTTACTTCGAGACGGATCGATCGCGGGTCGGCACGAGACCTCGGGGGCCGTCGTTGCGGACCGTTCGAGCGATGCGTTCGGCGAAGAGCAGGACGAAACAGACGGCGAAGAGGTTCGCGGCGGCCGCCCAGAGCCCGTTTTCGCTCCCGATCGCTGGATCGACCGTCGTCAGGGCCGCGACAGTCCCGAGGACGAACAGGACCAGACACAGCTGGAAGCCGGCCAGCACGAGCGTCCGGATGCCGGCGGGGTTGCGCAGTCGGACGAAATCCGAAAGCGAGAGCGTCTCCAGCGGCGTCTCGTGGGACAGCGCCTCCTTCGCGGCCGGCGCGAGCGGCCAGTTCGACTCGGGGTGGTTGACGTAGTAGAGGGTGATCGACTCGGGGTAGGTCTCCGCGGCGACGACGTCGATCTCGCGGAGTTCGATTAGCCGGTTTCTGACCGTCTCCTTGCTCACGTCGGGACTCACCCGGGCGCGGATCTGCTCGGCCGAGAAGAACGGCCGCTCGGCGTCGAGCATCGTCTCGACGACGTGCCGCTGTGTGAGCTTCTTGTCGAGGTCGTGATCGGTTCGGTCGTCGATCCACGCTGGGAGGGCCGACATCGTCCTGGTGGCTCCGGCTTGGAGACACCGAAGGATAAACCCACACGTCGATTTGGCGGGCGCCAACCGCCAAACTGCGGCCGAACGGCGGCGATTTCCCGGCCGGGGCGTTTCGTGGCCGCACGACCGGGGACCGCAGGCGCCAAGACCGAATCGTCCGGTTCGTGGAACCAGCTAACCGAACACGTCGGCCTCACGACGACGAACGTCTGCAAACAGGAACTAGAGCAGCACGTCGAGAACACACGCGAAACGACACCGGGGTACCGAATCGATAGGTACAGGGAGTCCGTTCGGCAATCTTGGCAGGATGGATTCACCCCGAAGCCAACTACGACGTAGTCGTTACTGCGAGTTACGCCAGCGTGTAATAGACCGACGTCCCGTTTTCCGTCTCCACTTCTTTGGTCGTCACGATTCCCTCCTCGACTAGTTCGGTGAGTGCTTCATCGATATCGTTGACCACGATTGTCGAGGCAGCAACATCACCGGCAAAGTCGACCAGACCGTCAGCGAGCACTCCCAATGGATTCCGCGTCCGATCCATGAATACGGGGCTAAAATCGACGCCGAGAACGATTTCCCGCTCGGTGAACGCCCTGTTCGGCCGCTCGCTTAAAAAGGACGTAATGAGGTCTTTTTCAGTTTCGATGGGCCCCTCTTCGTCGTTGGCGATCGGCTCGTCACCGCTAACTTCGACCGTCCCCGACTCGAATTCCTCATTGGAGATTGGCATTCTATCTCGTCATAATGGACGACGGAGGTAATTAATTGTCGAACGTACTGGGAGACGCGTCGCCTCCGACCGCCAGCCAGGTGTCTTTCTCAGCCGCATCTAGGTCGGGTTCTTCATCGCCGATTTGCGCGTTCTTTTCAGCAGCGTCGAATTTATGTGACGAGGTGGTACAGGAATGATCCATGGCCGAGATGACCGAGAGAGTGACCGACCGCGCGGACGACGGGTTGACGAAGACGGAACTGTACGCCGTCGTCAAGCGGGCGGTCAAGGACGCGATACTGGAGGTGCTCGGGACCGTCGCCCGGCTGGGGCTCTCACTGTTTCTGATCGGCGTCGGCGGTGGTGGCGCCATCGTCGCGTCGTCGCCCCTCGAAATCGCCGTCAGCGCGGTGCTCTTCGTGCTCGGTCTCGTCAACGCGGCCGTCGTCCTCGACGTCATATAGGCCAGGACGCTCCCCGAGTCGAAACTGTTAGGCGTGTTCTCCCGGAACGTCCGGCACTCGTGCCCTCCAGAACCGCCGATGTCGCAATCGAGGCGCGGGACCTCCAGAAGCGTTACGACACGGAGGTCGCCCTCGACGGCGTCTCGCTCTCCATCCCGACCGGAACGGTGTACGGCTTTCTCGGGCCCAACGGCGCCGGGAAGACGACCACGATGCGCATCCTGACGGGGCTCACACAGCCGACCGCCGGCAGCGCGCGAATCCTTGGTACCGAGGTCTCCGACCGGCGTACCCTGTCGTCGCTCATCGGCTATCTCCCGGAGAGTCCGCCGCTGTACGAGGAGTTCAGCGCCAACGAACAGCTCTCCTACGTCGCGGACCTGCGGGACATCCCGCGCGAGCGGGCCGACGACCGGATCGACGACTACCTCGAACGGTTCGACCTGGCCGAGGACGCCGACCGGCGCATCGGCGAGTACTCGAAGGGGATGAAACAGAAGACCGCCTTCATCCAGAGCGTGCTGCACGACCCCGACGTCCTGTTCCTGGACGAACCGACCTCCGGGCTGGACCCGCGTGCAGCCCGCCGCATCCGGGAGTCCATCGCGGCCTTCGCCGACGACGGCACGACGGTCTTTCTGTCGACGCACATCCTGCCCGTCGTCGAGGCGGTCGCCGACGAGGTTGGCGTCCTCTACGACGGCCGGGTGGTCGCCGAGGGGTCGCCTTCGGAACTGCAGTCCCGCGCGGAGACGGGCGAGGGTGGCACACTCGAGGACGCCTTCCTCGCGGTGACGAGCGAAGGCGACGCCGAATCGGTGGCCCGGCCGGAATGAACCTCCGACGCGACCTCCGCGACGGCGCCCGGATCGGCCGCGCCGAGGCGACCCGCAGCGTCCGCCGACAGCTGGGTAGCACCCGCCGCGTGGTCGGGATGGCTGTCGCCGTTCTGTTCCTCGGCGGGAACTTCCTGTTCGCCCTGCCGGCGGTGTACGCCCTCGGCCGAACGGCCGAGTCGCTCTCGGCGCTGCCGTATCTCGGCGGCTCCCTGACGCTGGTCCCGGTCGGGCTGTTGCTGCTCGCGGGCCTCCGGACCCTCGAACGTATCGCCGCCAGCGACCAGGAGGCGCTGCTCCTGACGACGGTCCACCACCGGGCGGTCGTCGTCGGACTCGTCCTCGCCGAACTGTTCCGGCTGGCGGCGTGGTTCGGCCCGCCGCTCGTGGCGCTCCTCGTCGCGTTCGCGCTCGGGGTGGGGTCGGCCTCGCTCCCGTTCGCCGCCCCCGTCGTCGCGGTCCCGGTGGTCGCGTGGACGGCCGTCTGGGGGTACGCCCTCGGGCTGGCGGTCCTCCGGGCGCTCCGCCGGCTTCCGGGCGTTCGCCGCGTCCTGAAGGTCGTCGGCGTCGTTGCGATGATCGGCCTGATCGTCGCCTCCCAGTTCGTCGGGCCGTACCTCGTCGAGGGGGATGTCTCCCTCGAATCGATACTGGACACGCTCGCGTTCGCACCGCTCGTCGATTACGTCGCACTCGCCTTCGTCGGGACTCGCCTCGGCGGGCCGATCACGCCGGCCGCGGTCGGCGTCCTCGCGGCGCTCGTCGTCTCGACGCCGCTCGGACTCGCCGTGGCGACCCGACAGGCGAGTAGCCTCTGGTTCACCGACGTCCACCGATCCAGCGACACCTCGGCGGCACCGACGTCGTCGGGCGACTTCACGGCACCTCGCCCCTTCGCGTGGCGCAAGAGCGGCCGCATCGCGTGGGGGCTGCTCGTCCGCGGGATTCGGAACCCCGGCGAACTCAGCCACCTCGTGATGGTCCTGTTCTTCATCGGGCCGCTGGCCACCACCGTCGTCCAGTCGTCGGGTGACGCCCTCGGCGCCCTCGTCGCCGGCACCGGTGTCGGTCTCGGGACCTACCTTGCGGGTGCGACGTTCGGGCTGAACCCCCTCGGCGAGGACCGGCCGCAACTGCCGCTGTTGCTGTTGACGCCGACGACACCGGCGACGCTGGTTCGCGGGCGCGTACTCGCCGGTCTCGCCGTCGGCGTCCCGGTGGCCGTCCTCGTTTCGCTCGCCTCGCTGGCGCTCGGTTCGGCGCCGACGACGGCGGTCGCGCTGGCCGCGGTCGGGGCGGCGATGTGTCTCGCTGCCGCCCTCTTTGCGGTCGGTCTCGGTGCGACCTACCCGGTCTACACCGAACGGAAGTTCTGGGGGACCGAGACCGTCGTCCCGTCGATGCTGGTGATGTTCGGCTACATCTTCGTCGTCGGCGGCGGCACGGTCGTCGGGCTGGTCACGACGTGGTTCGCCGTCACCGGCAACCTCACGCTCACGCCTGTCTCCGGCGTCGGAATCGGCGTATACCTCCTCCTGACGGTCGGCATCTCCTACGGGGCCTACCGGTACGCGCACCGTCGATACAGGCGATTTGCGATCGATTGAGGCTACCACCGGGGGACGGCCGTGGCCAGCGAGACCGGGCGGGTCGCGGTCGGGGTCACCGGGGGCCTGCGGGTCGCCGGCGCGCCACGACGAGGCTACCTGTAACAGTGAGAGAGTCCCGCCCTTCAGGGCTGGCGTGAATCGCGTCACTTTCACTCCGCTTTCCCCGTATTTATGCCCGCCTGGGTCGAACGCAGACGTGACTCAAGCGCCGAAACTAATCCGAGAACACATTGGGGTCCTCTCCGCCGATATGGACGGACACCACCCTCGACTGCTCGGGGCCACAACGGAGAAGGGAGACAGCTGTGGTGTGCGAAATCCAACGTCCTCACACTACCCGTACCTCCGCTGGAACGGGCGGTTAACGCCCGTGTACGAGAGCGGGTGACGGCACGACCAATCCAACCCCTGCGGCGGTTGAGCCTCGCCACCGTGGCAGAAAGGCGAGGCAGGCCGATGGCACGGCCCGTGCGTCCCCGACCGCGAACGGCGGGGGCGAGCCCGATGCTGTTTCGGGCGCTGTGCAAGGAGATACCGTGTCCATCCCGGACACCGAACCCGCCACACCCCTCGCGGGGCTCACGGACCGAGCACGAACCGGAGTACGCCCACGCGGCGGAATCTTGCCCCCGTTGGTGTCGGACCGCCCGACCCCAACCGTGCGGGTGTGGGGAAACCGCGCCGTTCACCGCGCGGAGGATGTCATAGGAGGCGCCGGAGGCCGCCCACGCCGCCGAACCGGTCAGTGCCAACCCTGAGAACGGCCTCGAGACCGCCGGCGAGAACCGCGAGCGCGAACAACAGCGGCCAGACGGTCAGGTACGACGAAAGCGGGTGGAGGTGGGTCCCGTAGGCCCACATGTAGACGGTGTTGCCGAAGAGTCCCGCGGTGACGATGGCCGGCGTGCAAAGCGACAGTCGGGCCAGCAGGTACAGCGGGACCGCGGCCACGAGCCAGAGCCCGCCGCCGGCGTACCCGACGCCGAGGGCTGTCGTGACCGGGTCGCCGCCCGCGAAGTACAGGCCGTTCGACCGCATCCACGCCAGCACGACCACCGCGTAGACGACCCCGCCGACGGCGGCGAACAGGCTGGCGTCCCGCCAGCCACCTGTCGTCCCGTCCCGGCGGTGTGGGCTCTCAGTCATCGCGCCAGTCGAGTTGGGTCCCGCGGGTGTACCTCCCGGCGAACACGAGGAGATCGACGCCCAGCAGTGCGAGCGAGAGCCCGCCGACGCCGGCCAAAAGCAGGTAGAGCGATCCGCCGGCCGTCCCGAAGACCCCGAGCGGGAGCGACAGTCCGAGCAGGACGTTCCCGAGCCCGCTCCACCGGTACCACGCCCAGCCACCCGGTCTGTCGGCGGCCGCGAGCAGATCACAGCCCCCGGCGAGCGCCACGAGGAGTACCTGCCCGGCCAGAACCGGGGTCGCAAGCAACCCGTCGCCCAAGAGTGTGACCACGACCACCGCGACGGCGAGCAGGAACACGCCGAGCGCCGCGTTCAGCCGTCGCTGCGTTCGGCCCACGCTCATGGGTGTGAGCAATGTGTCTGGATTCCGTATCGGCTCGAACTGGAGGGCAGCACGACCGCCGCTTCGGGTTCCGAATACAAACGAGCAGCGCGTTGCGGCCAGCGAACCGACGCCTCGCTCACTCCGGCCGTCCGGCGGGCGTCGTCGCGGCGCTGCCGGCGTCGCCGTCGTGCCGGTAGGCGCCGTAGCCGATGGCGACCGCGACGAGTCCCAGGAGTCGCCAGCCGAGGACGCCCGGTAGCTCGACGGCGTTCGTCCCGGCGACCAGATCGACGACGAACAGCACGAACGGGAGGACGAAGAGGCCCACGGCGACGGCGTAGGCCGCGATCGCCGTCCGTCGTTCGGGCGTCCTGGCTCGCTCGAGTACCCCGGTGCCGCCGTCGAGTCGGTAGACGGCGTAGCCGACGACGCCGGCGACCCCCAGCAGCATCCGGGTGACGACGACGGTCATGGTCTGGAACAGCACCACGGTCCGGCCCGAGAGGACGTCCGGCAGGAAGAAGAGGGCGGGCGAGACGGCGAGGATGGCGACGACGGCGTACCCGACGAAGACGAGTTTCTCGCGTTCGCCGCGGCGCGCACCGAGGAGATAGCCCGCGACGAGTGCGGTGGCGACAAAGACCGGGACGGGACCGGCCACCTCCGCGGCGACCCACGCGGCGGTCGCGCCGACGACGACCGCGCCGAGAACGACGCTGGAGAGGTGCTGGAGGTCGACCCCAGTGTCGGCCGTCTCAGACATCCTCGAGCCCCCCGATCGGCGGCTTCGGCGGTTCGGTCTCGGGGTCGGCGAGTTCGTACTCGTCGAGGTCGCTGCGGAGCGTCTCGGGGTCCGGATCCTCGACGGTCGCGTCCGTGCCCTGCGGATAGCTCCCGATCTCGTCGGCCTGCATGAAGTCCTTCAGGACGTTGAGGAACACCCAGACGTCGCCGAAACTGCCGTCGCGGCGCTGGAGGAAGGTCGGACGGGTACTCCCGACCTCGTTGTCCGAGAAGGCGTTCCCGGCGGCCGGTGCCGAAAGCGCCAGATCCGCCCGGGTCGAGCCTCGCACCCGGTTCCGCATCACGGCGTTGTTCCGGGGCCGATAGAGGTTCGTATCGCCCGTCACCATCGGGATGACGCCGATGCCGTACTTGTCGTGGTTCTCGATGGTGTTGTCGCAGATGTCGTTGCCGACGCCGCCGGCGACGACGACCCCGGCGCCCGACACCGCGTAGGCGTTCGAGTACATCGGCACCTCCAGATTGTTGTTGTCGTAGATCTCGTTGTTCTCGATGCGGATGCCGCCGTTCTCGTGGCCCTGCGGCGCGCCCTCCTGGGAGTCGAGCGTGTTCGGGACGATCCCGACGGCGTTGTCCCGCCAAATCGAGTCCCGGATGACGAGATTCCCCCCGGAGTTCGTCCCCGAGTATCCCATCGCGTTCTGCTCGGCGAGACAGTCGGTGATGACCGCGTCGGCTTGCTGGGTCTCGCCGATGTAGAAGCCCGCGTCCTTGCAGCCGGAGGTGTAACAGTGCTCGAAGCGGCCCTTCTCGGAGCTGAACGCGTAGATGCCGTAGACGCCGTTTCTGATCGCCGTCACGTAGCTCCCGCGATAGCCGGTGACGCTGTTGGTCCAGTAGACGCCGTTGCCCCGGTGGTCCTTGACCGTCAGGTTCTCGACGACCGTCCCGTCGGCGGTGGTCCTGATGCCGTTGTACCGCTCGTTCTCGCCGTCGATGACGACCTCCTCGCGGTCGGTCCCCCGGATCGTCAGGTAGGGCGTGTCGTTGATCTCGACCTCCTCGGTGTAGCGGCCGGGCGAGACCAGGATCAGGTCCCTCGGCGTGGCCCCGTTGACCGCCGCCTGGATCGTCTCGAAGTCGCCGCTTCCATCACCTGCGACGCGGTGGACGTCGTAGTCGTCGTACGGTTCCGGGGCGGTCTGCTCGCCCCACGACTCCGACCGGGCGACGTGGGCGTTCACGTCCCGGTTGGCCGACGCACCGACGACACCCGCGGCACCGACCGCCGCCCCCGCCTTGAGCAGCGTTCGACGATCCGTATTCATGGTGAACGTTGATCGGGTTTAGAATGTATAAGTTGGGGTGGTACGCTCCCGTACGCCGGAGGCGGTGGCCGCGACCCTGCCGGCTTCGGTCGCTCCGGCCCCCGAACCTTCTTGCTCCGGGCGTCGTACCATCCGGCCATGCATCGGCGGGCCGTCCTCCGGAGGCTCCTGGCGGCCGGCGGGGCGGCGGCGCTGTCGGCGTGTCTCGACGTGGAGTTCGACGACGACGCCCCCGAGATACCCAGCGGATCGCCGGACGACCGCCCCGACCGCCAGCACGCCTGGAACGCCGCTCTCGAGACCGACGAGCACGGCAACCGACGGCTCCCGAGACACCACGTCTTCCGCTCGCTGTCCTACGTCGGCGAGGACCGAGAGCGGGACCGGGGGCTCGTGGAGACGGCGCTGACGGACCTCGAACGCGCCTACGGGGCGAGTCCCGACGGCCTCCTCTTTACCGTCGGCTACTCGCCTTCGTACTTCGAGCGGTTCGGCGAGTCGCTCTCGGTCGACCTGCCGCCCGCCGGGCCGGTCGTACCGGGCGAGAACGTCCGCCGCGACGACGCCGACGCTTTCCTGCATCTCGCGTCCGATCACGCGAGCGCCGTCCTCGGGGCCGAGGCGGCGCTGTTCGGCGACCGGCCGGCCAACGGGACCGACGTGAGCCGACTCGATGGCGTCTTCGAACTGGCGGACCCGGAGGACGGCCGCCGGACCGGATTCGTCGGCGCCGGGCTCCCGGCCGACAGGGAGGGCAACTTCCAGGGGGTCCCACAGGAGGAGGTCCACGAGGCGGCGCCGAACTTCATGAACTTCCGGTCCGGGCTGAAGGGCTCCCAGGCGACCGAAGACCGGGTCACGATCCGGGAGGGCCGCTTCGCGGGCGGAACGACCCAGCACGTCGCGTTGCTCGTCCACACGCTCTCGAACTGGTTCGACCGCTCGACACAGGAGCAGGTCGCACGGATGTTCGCACCGGACGTCGACGCCGAGAACGTCGGCCCGGTCGGCGAGGAACTGACCGCCCACAACCGGGTCGACCCGGTCGACGAGTCGGCACTCCACGAGGTGGCCGACGAACACGGCGTCGTCGGGCACGCCCAGAAGATGGCCCGCTTCCGCGAGGACGGACGCCCGCCGATCCTCCGGCGCGACGTCAACACCGACCACGACCACGAGGCCGGCGTCGTCTTCGTCTCGCTACAGCGTGCCTTCGAGGAGTTCCGTCGTCTCCGGGTCG
This genomic interval carries:
- a CDS encoding ABC transporter ATP-binding protein, giving the protein MPSRTADVAIEARDLQKRYDTEVALDGVSLSIPTGTVYGFLGPNGAGKTTTMRILTGLTQPTAGSARILGTEVSDRRTLSSLIGYLPESPPLYEEFSANEQLSYVADLRDIPRERADDRIDDYLERFDLAEDADRRIGEYSKGMKQKTAFIQSVLHDPDVLFLDEPTSGLDPRAARRIRESIAAFADDGTTVFLSTHILPVVEAVADEVGVLYDGRVVAEGSPSELQSRAETGEGGTLEDAFLAVTSEGDAESVARPE
- a CDS encoding DUF4870 domain-containing protein; this encodes MSNEHDTTTRAEQPSQPGPDVLAERTLAGIFVHLLGLFTSFVGPLVVYAAADHEFTRSNARNALNWQVLYAAALAGVFLLAGLFIAGGAVLPDLVLLPVAGLLFVAASATVFVAFCTFAFSLVATGKAVFGSAWEYPLAPDVLDGDGVQFGVGLAWWTPLAVYVVTAPVLFGGLLWSVLGRDVEAIFPEGAFFVVVAFVLVVALFAPLAAYRDVMDVRGADTAWNPTWLAYVGVAVAGGAVTYLAATFYYGSGNPSGDAVYGYAATLWVVMVVYLVRRFTAGTTDTAESG
- a CDS encoding Dyp-type peroxidase translates to MHRRAVLRRLLAAGGAAALSACLDVEFDDDAPEIPSGSPDDRPDRQHAWNAALETDEHGNRRLPRHHVFRSLSYVGEDRERDRGLVETALTDLERAYGASPDGLLFTVGYSPSYFERFGESLSVDLPPAGPVVPGENVRRDDADAFLHLASDHASAVLGAEAALFGDRPANGTDVSRLDGVFELADPEDGRRTGFVGAGLPADREGNFQGVPQEEVHEAAPNFMNFRSGLKGSQATEDRVTIREGRFAGGTTQHVALLVHTLSNWFDRSTQEQVARMFAPDVDAENVGPVGEELTAHNRVDPVDESALHEVADEHGVVGHAQKMARFREDGRPPILRRDVNTDHDHEAGVVFVSLQRAFEEFRRLRVAMAGLDIAASTPVSERQDNGILQYFRTHQRGNFLIPPRRLRALP
- a CDS encoding right-handed parallel beta-helix repeat-containing protein; protein product: MNTDRRTLLKAGAAVGAAGVVGASANRDVNAHVARSESWGEQTAPEPYDDYDVHRVAGDGSGDFETIQAAVNGATPRDLILVSPGRYTEEVEINDTPYLTIRGTDREEVVIDGENERYNGIRTTADGTVVENLTVKDHRGNGVYWTNSVTGYRGSYVTAIRNGVYGIYAFSSEKGRFEHCYTSGCKDAGFYIGETQQADAVITDCLAEQNAMGYSGTNSGGNLVIRDSIWRDNAVGIVPNTLDSQEGAPQGHENGGIRIENNEIYDNNNLEVPMYSNAYAVSGAGVVVAGGVGNDICDNTIENHDKYGIGVIPMVTGDTNLYRPRNNAVMRNRVRGSTRADLALSAPAAGNAFSDNEVGSTRPTFLQRRDGSFGDVWVFLNVLKDFMQADEIGSYPQGTDATVEDPDPETLRSDLDEYELADPETEPPKPPIGGLEDV